A genomic segment from Ciconia boyciana chromosome 5, ASM3463844v1, whole genome shotgun sequence encodes:
- the LOC140651972 gene encoding uncharacterized protein isoform X2: MSSERKKNVSRHHFAVVALSSARKVQDGRKGSVVVCKSTEYLKSLTAILASVRKAVKVKEETWPKRDKWASLPRVFQALPRSVSSLLGRDFPDWQSFSFKEVAFDELPIGAAGRASRSHQQQDFSLSLKTPRKVNFLPRTQAQHVFQKLMASLVFGSRLQQPRYDGKAFLCMLRFLDRASKTCSSSSSREGRSRCGGSVSVDSDDGPALSCSLTGLSPCSSAGRKR, translated from the exons atgagctctgaaagaaaaaag aatgTCAGCCGCCACCATTTCGCCGTGGtcgccctttcttctgccaggaaagtGCAAGACGGACGGAAAGGATCCGTAGTGGTCTGCAAGTCCACG GAGTACTTGAAAAGCCTTACTGCGATCCTAGCATCCGTACGAAAAGCCGTCAAGGTCAAAGAAGAGACGTGGCCAAAACGGGACAAATGGGCGTCGCTTCCGcgtgttttccaggctttgcCAAGAAGCGTTAGCAGCCTT TTGGGAAGAGATTTTCCCGACTGGCAAtccttctcattcaaagaagttgcatttgacGAACTTCCCATCGGAGCGGCTGGACGTGCCAGTAGAAGTCATCAGCAGCAagacttttcactctctttaaaaacacccagaaaagtcaatttccttccaaggacCCAAGCCCAGCACGTCTTCCAAAAGCTGATGGCATCGCTGGTCTTTGGTTCTCGGTTGCAACAGCCGAGATATGATGGAAAGGCGTTCCTCTGCATGCTTCG ctttcttgaccGAGCCAGCAAgacgtgcagcagcagcagcagccgcgaGGGCCGTAGCCGTTGTGGTGGATCCGTAAGCGTAGATTCTGATGACGGTCcggccttgtcctgcagcctcaccgggttgtctccctgcagcagtgctggaaggaagcgATGA
- the LOC140651972 gene encoding uncharacterized protein isoform X1, translated as MSSERKKQNVSRHHFAVVALSSARKVQDGRKGSVVVCKSTEYLKSLTAILASVRKAVKVKEETWPKRDKWASLPRVFQALPRSVSSLLGRDFPDWQSFSFKEVAFDELPIGAAGRASRSHQQQDFSLSLKTPRKVNFLPRTQAQHVFQKLMASLVFGSRLQQPRYDGKAFLCMLRFLDRASKTCSSSSSREGRSRCGGSVSVDSDDGPALSCSLTGLSPCSSAGRKR; from the exons atgagctctgaaagaaaaaag cagaatgTCAGCCGCCACCATTTCGCCGTGGtcgccctttcttctgccaggaaagtGCAAGACGGACGGAAAGGATCCGTAGTGGTCTGCAAGTCCACG GAGTACTTGAAAAGCCTTACTGCGATCCTAGCATCCGTACGAAAAGCCGTCAAGGTCAAAGAAGAGACGTGGCCAAAACGGGACAAATGGGCGTCGCTTCCGcgtgttttccaggctttgcCAAGAAGCGTTAGCAGCCTT TTGGGAAGAGATTTTCCCGACTGGCAAtccttctcattcaaagaagttgcatttgacGAACTTCCCATCGGAGCGGCTGGACGTGCCAGTAGAAGTCATCAGCAGCAagacttttcactctctttaaaaacacccagaaaagtcaatttccttccaaggacCCAAGCCCAGCACGTCTTCCAAAAGCTGATGGCATCGCTGGTCTTTGGTTCTCGGTTGCAACAGCCGAGATATGATGGAAAGGCGTTCCTCTGCATGCTTCG ctttcttgaccGAGCCAGCAAgacgtgcagcagcagcagcagccgcgaGGGCCGTAGCCGTTGTGGTGGATCCGTAAGCGTAGATTCTGATGACGGTCcggccttgtcctgcagcctcaccgggttgtctccctgcagcagtgctggaaggaagcgATGA